A genomic region of Aspergillus oryzae RIB40 DNA, chromosome 1 contains the following coding sequences:
- a CDS encoding cytochrome P450 (cytochrome P450 CYP3/CYP5/CYP6/CYP9 subfamilies), translated as MVHPSVLVEALVMFRPIAQFLLFPPFCMFQFLFQPWIIALAGAGYLISLAVYRLWLSPLAKFPGPKLAALTLWYELYYDIYCEGQYTFQIIRMHEKYGPIVRISPWELHISDPDYYEVLYSRDSPRNKYEYYTRQFGLTKTAMATVDHYHHRLLRSNMNPYFAMTRIRKLEPLIQGLVDKLCDRLREFKGTGTPVALQYPFTCFATDVVTDYTMGAGFHYLDEPDFVPRWSRTLSGVAKSGVYIKPFPWLIKVFNALPESWLSWLNPEMDLTFHFQRRCREVIASIMEEQNANGYDKVKSQFSHPTFFHDVLNSNLPPEEKSPERLWQEVQVVVGAGAETTGKALTWTMFYLLHSPDKLQKLREELNQLDPDRTATLLDFEKMPYLTSVILEGLRLSYGLSTRLQRVAPDRALQFREWSIPAGTPVGMSSTLMHHDERIFPDSHKFIPERWLDLEQRKHLEKYMVAFTKGSRQCIGMNLARSEILLALPKVLRELDFELYETTLEDVTLAHDMFLPFPKMDSKGVRVLIK; from the exons ATGGTGCATCCTTCGGTATTGGtggaag CCCTGGTCATGTTTCGCCCGATCGCCcaatttttgctttttcccccttttt GCATGTTTCAGTTCCTTTTTCAACCCTGGATCATCGCCTTAGCAGGGGCAGGCTATCTGATTTCTCTGGCTGTGTATCGATTATGGCTGTCCCCCTTGGCCAAGTTCCCCGGCCCTAAGTTGGCTGCGCTTACATTATGGTATGAACTGTACTACGATATTTACTGCGAGGGCCAGTATACATTCCAAATCATTCGGATGCATGAAAAATATG GTCCCATCGTGCGCATCAGTCCCTGGGAACTCCATATCAGTGACCCCGATTATTATGAAGTATTATATTCTCGAGACAGTCCGCGAAATAAATATGAGTATTACACACGGCAATTCGGGCTTACCAAGACGGCAATGGCGACAGTGGACCATTATCATCACCGCCTCCTGCGCTCCAACATGAACCCTTACTTTGCGATGACACGGATACGAAAGCTCGAACCTCTCATCCAGGGTTTGGTCGACAAGCTGTGCGACCGTCTGAGGGAATTCAAGGGAACAGGAACCCCAGTCGCGCTTCAATATCCGTTTACCTGTTTCGCAACTGATGTTGTGACCGATTACACTATGGGTGCTGGGTTCCACTACCTCGATGAACCGGACTTTGTTCCGCGATGGAGCAGGACACTGAGTGGAGTTGCGAAGTCGGGCGTCTATATCAAACCTTTCCCCTGGCTTATTAAAGTATTTAATGCGCTACCCGAAAGTTGGCTATCCTGGTTAAATCCCGAGATGGACTTGACATTCCATTTCCAACGTCGCTGCCGTGAGGTCATAGCGTCGATCATGGAGGAGCAAAACGCCAACGGATATGACAAAGTTAAGAGTCAATTCAGTCATCCCACTTTCTTTCACGACGTTCTCAATAGCAACCTTCCGCCGGAGGAGAAATCTCCGGAGCGCTTGTGGCAGGAAGTTCAGGTAGTGGTCGGTGCAGGAGCTGAGACTACAGGCAAAGCTCTGACTTGGACGATGTTCTACCTTCTTCACAGTCCAGACAAGTTGCAGAAATTGAGAGAGGAGCTCAACCAGCTGGATCCTGATCGGACGGCTACTCTGTTAGATTTCGAGAAAATGCCTTACCTG ACATCAGTCATCCTTGAAGGATTAAG ACTTTCGTACGGCCTCAGCACTCGATTGCAAAGAGTTGCACCCGATAGAGCCCTGCAGTTCAGGGAATGGTCTATACCCGCCGGG ACTCCCGTTGGAATGTCAAGCACGTTGATGCATCATGATGAGCGCATATTCCCCGACTCACATAAGTTCATTCCCGAGCGTTGGCTGGACCTGGAACAGCGCAAGCATTTAGAAAAGTATATGGTGGCGTTCACCAAAGGGTCAAGACAATGCATTGGCATGAA TCTCGCGCGGTCCGAAATTCTCCTCGCCCTTCCCAAGGTCCTCCGAGAATTAGATTTCGAGTTGTATGAAACTACACTTGAGGACGTGACACTTGCACATGATATGTTCCTGCCTTTCCCGAAGATGGATAGCAAGGGCGTGCGGGTCTTAATAAAATAG
- a CDS encoding cytochrome P450 (cytochrome P450 CYP2 subfamily) — MPLPTLGSVLLGLAFLYFVKLVLLRKKTLAPLPPGPKPKPIIGNLRDLPRPGQQEWTHWLKFKELYGPISSVSMFGQTIVILNDHQAAFDLMEKRSAIYSSRPRLVFAAEIVGWEDVITLQGYTNRFRSYRKAMHRVLGTKELMSRFNPLQDVEVRRFLLRILQKPDELIQHIKTEVGAVILKIAYGYNIEPHGRDPLIDLVNDSMENFSAVVKPGTWLVDVIPLLKYLPTWFPGAGFKRTGYEWRKTLLATIEKPYQLVKQHMRQGSYPPSYLARLLEQIDGEPTAEEELVSKWTAGALYAGGADTVTPTASSLSSFFLAMALYPEVQRKAQKEIDRVVGPNKLPTFEDRDTLPYIDAMVKETLRWHPVGPMGVAHLVTEDDIYEGYLIPKGALILPNIWGFTHDPKIYRDPETFRPERFLGDNPELDPHTLAFGFGRRICPGRLLADATIFLTIAQSLTVFNFSKPEGEGDLKAEFLPGVISHPAPYRLEITPRSAAHEALIRSVEVEHPWEESHAKELEKVEC, encoded by the exons ATGCCTCTACCAACGTTAGGCAGTGTCCTTCTGGGGCTGGCctttttgtattttgtaAAGTTAGTGCTACTTCGAAAGAAGACGCTTGCACCACTTCCTCCAGGcccgaagccgaagccgatAATTGGAAACCTGCGGGATCTGCCGCGACCTGGACAGCAGGAGTGGACTCACTGGTTGAAGTTCAAGGAGCTCTACG GCCCAATCAGTTCTGTGTCAATGTTTGGCCAaaccatcgtcatccttAATGACCACCAGGCGGCATTTGACCTCATGGAAAAGCGCTCCGCTATATACTCATCTCGACCTAGATTGGTCTTTGCCGCGGAAAT AGTGGGTTGGGAAGATGTCATAACCCTGCAGGGATACACCAATCGATTCCGCTCTTATCGTAAAGCGATGCATCGCGTTCTGGGTACTAAGGAGCTAATGTCGCGCTTCAACCCACTGCAGGACGTTGAAGTGCGGCGATTCCTCCTGCGGATTTTGCAGAAGCCAGATGAATTGATTCAGCATATTAAAAC GGAGGTAGGGGCTGTGATTCTAAAGATTGCATATGGCTATAATATTGAGCCTCATGGCCGCGATCCCCTCATTGACTTGGTAAACGACTCAATGGAGAACTTCTCAGCTGTGGTGAAACCCGGGACCTGGCTGGTAGACGTCATTCCCCTTT TGAAATACCTTCCAACCTGGTTCCCAGGTGCCGGATTCAAGCGGACAGGCTACGAGTGGAGAAAGACATTGCTCGCAACCATTGAGAAGCCATATCAACTTGTGAAGCAGCATATGCGTCAAGGGTCGTACCCGCCCTCGTACCTGGCCCGTCTCCTTGAACAAATCGATGGAGAACCAactgctgaagaagagcttgtGAGTAAATGGACGGCCGGAGCACTTTATGCAGGAGGAGCAGATACTGTAACACCA ACTGCATCGTCGTTATCGAGTTTCTTCCTGGCAATGGCATTATACCCCGAAGTCCAGCGCAAAGCCCAAAAGGAGATCGATCGTGTCGTCGGCCCGAACAAGCTTCCTACATTTGAAGATCGTGACACCCTCCCATATATTGATGCCATGGTCAAGGAAACCCTTAGATGGCACCCAGTTGGCCCGATGGGCGTTGCGCACTTGGTCACCGAGGATGATATTTACGAAGGCTATCTCATTCCCAAGGGCGCATTAATCCTGCCAAACATCTG GGGCTTCACCCATGACCCCAAGATCTATCGCGATCCTGAGACATTCAGACCTGAGCGTTTCCTGGGCGACAATCCCGAGCTTGATCCGCATACTCTTGCGTTCGGCTTTGGCAGACGTATCTGCCCTGGCCGACTACTAGCCGACGCAACCATCTTCCTGACCATCGCGCAGTCCCTGACAGTGTTTAATTTCTCCAAGCCCGAGGGGGAAGGCGATCTAAAGGCTGAGTTTCTCCCGGGCGTTATCAGCCACCCGGCGCCATATCGTCTCGAAATCACACCGCGGAGCGCTGCCCACGAAGCATTGATCCGTTCAGTGGAAGTGGAGCACCCGTGGGAAGAGAGCCACGCGAAAGAGCTCGAGAAGGTGGAGTGTTAA